CCGGCGACGACGCGGAACCGGGCCGTCGTTCCGGGGACGATCACGACGTTCGCCTCGAACCCCGCGCTCTTCGCCGCGGCGCGCACCCGCTCCGCGGCGTCGCGCAGCGTGTAGTCGCCGAGATCCAGTTCGAGGCCGTTCCCGCCCGCCTCGCGCGTCACCTGCCGCGAGCGGTCGAGCGACTCCGCCCCGCCGCGGTCGAAGACGTTGCCCTGCGCCCCGACGTCCTCGACCGGTCCCGGACTCTTCGGCGCGACGGCCGCCGGCGCCGCCGTCGGCGCCGCGGGACGGCGCCGCTCGGCCCGCCAGTAGAGCGCGAAGGAGAGGACCAGCGCCGCGACCAGGATCAGCAGGCCGACGAGATGCCCGAGGCGGAACTCGAACTCGACCGTCCGCCCGCCCTCGCCGCGCTCAGCGCGCCGCGGCATCGCCCGCCCCGGGCGCCGGCGCCATGCCGACCGAGTTCTTGCCGCGGAACTTCACCGCCCGCATCGCGTTGTCGGCCGCGGCGACGACCGCGCGCCCGGCCGGGCCGTGCTCCGGCCAGGCCGCGATGCCGGAGGACGCGCTGACGGCGGCCTGCACGCCGGAGGGCAGCGTGAACGGGAAGTCGGCCAGTTCGCGCCGCACGCGCTCCGCGACCTCCCGCGCCCCGTCCAGTCCCGTGCCGGGGAGGATGATCACGAACTCGTCCCC
This is a stretch of genomic DNA from bacterium. It encodes these proteins:
- a CDS encoding SPOR domain-containing protein, producing MPRRAERGEGGRTVEFEFRLGHLVGLLILVAALVLSFALYWRAERRRPAAPTAAPAAVAPKSPGPVEDVGAQGNVFDRGGAESLDRSRQVTREAGGNGLELDLGDYTLRDAAERVRAAAKSAGFEANVVIVPGTTARFRVVAGPFANRAEADRAAGTLGRILGRPVKPR